From the Cystobacter ferrugineus genome, the window TGGGTGGTGATGGCATACAGCGGCCCGGTGCCGTTGTTGGGGTTGTTCGGGGGGGGCTCCGGATCACAGCCCGCGAGCAGGGACAGGGAGAGCGCCGTGGCGGCGAGGCACGAGGAGCGGAAGAGTGGGGTTCGGTTCATGAGACTGCCTTTCTGCGGGTTGAAATCAGGGGGTGTCAGTGTTCCACGGTGAGCTTGGCGAAGATGCTTCGTCCGGGGCGTTGCACACCGAAGAAGTCATACGCGGGCGTATCGGTCAGGTTCTGCACGTCGACCGTCCAGCCCATCGTCCAATTCCAGGCCCGGGTGACGTAGGAAAGCGCCAGGGATTGGAGGAGCTGAGAGGGAATCTGCAGATCGGGGTTCTCGAGGCCCACGCCCTCCCATGCACGGGAGAAGGTGTGGACGTAGCGCACGTGCCAGGTGAGGGACAGCTCGTCCCGGGCATTCATCAAGCCACTGGCCTGGAGGCGGGCGGTGCCATTGGCTTGCAGGTAGGGACGGTTGGGAATGCGCTTGCCCGTGAAGCCACCAAAGATTCCCTCGCGCGAGGTATTGCGCAGATCCTGCCAGGTGACATTCCCATCCAGGGAGAGGTATTGCCCCGGTGACGTCCATCCGGCCGAGCCGGTGGCACCCAGGGAACGCGCCGAGAACACGTTCTGATAGGTGAAGTAGCTCTCCCGGCCCACGAGGATGATGAGCTGATCCGCCAGCCGGCCGAAGCCCACCACGCTGGCGCGGAGCGCGCCCGCGCGGGTGTCCGGGGCATCCAGCGCGAGCTCGAGGTTGACGTTGTGGCTGCGCTCGGGATTCAGGTCCAGGTTGTCGGCGATGAGAACGCCATCTCCGAAGATCTCGTCCGGGCGGGGCAGGCGGATGGCGTACTCATAGGAGGCTTTCGCGGTGAGTTCCCGGAGCAGACGCAGGCGCACGCCGTCACCCACGCCCAGGCCATGCATGTTCCGTCCGATGGGAAAGAAGGATTCATCGGGCATCAGCCGCTGAGCATCCGCCAGTTGGAGGTAGTCCTTGAGGAAGGCGATGTTCTCCAGGCGATCGTCCAGGGCGCCCAGGGTGTATTCCAGACCGCTGACCAGGGAGATCAGGTTGCGGTCGGCGGAGAGGGGATCCACCTGTCCCAGGGCGCGCGTCCGCAGATCCTCGCCCGTGCGGCCCACCGCGGTGGGCGCGAGCGACAGGCGGAGCGTGTGCTCCGCCGTGGGGGTCCATCCGAACGTGAGCCGCGCGAAACCGGTGTACTGGTCCACTCGCTGCTCGACGGGCCGCGAGAACAACTCTCCTGGCTGGGGCCGCGTTTGGGCGGCGCAGCTCCCCAGCCAGTTGTAGAAGCACGTGCCGAGGTCATCCAGACGCGTGCGCCGCGAGACGTAGCCCGCGACCGCATCCACCGAGAATCCCCCGGAGAAGAGCTGATCGTAGCGCAGGGTGGCGCCGAGGGAGTTCTCCCCGCTGGTCGCATCCCCATAGGGGACCGTCATGCTGGGGTTGCTCTGCAGTTCCTTGTCGCTCCCATTCACGAAGGCGCGCAGCAGCAGGCGCCGGGCCCAGGGCTTGTCGACGACGCCCGCCTCGATGCTGGCCCCCATGGCCCCATAGGCATCATGGAAGCGGTAGACCCGCCGGGGCTGCGGCCGCCCGAAGGCATCGCCGACCTTGGCGGTGATGGGATAGTCGTTCTGGGTGCTATCGACAAAGGCATTGGCCCGGAGGAACAGGCCACTCGGCTCGTGCAGGTGCCGCCCGCTCACCGTGAACCGGTGCGTGTCGAAGGAGCCCAGCTCGTAGGACGCGGCTACACCCGTTCCGCGCACCATCTGGTCCGTGACGAGCTGGACGGCGCCTCCGAGCGCGTCGCTTCCGAAGCGGATGGGAAC encodes:
- the mxcH gene encoding TonB-dependent siderophore myxochelin receptor MxcH; this translates as MVRGVGKALLVAGLLGTGATQAQEAPAAPALEAPKLKESAEALYPPQALEERLEAKVVLRLTLDAEGQVTQAEVVGPAGHGFDEAAREAALRMRFEPARRNGTPMPSRILYTYEFQPPPEPAPPAPPPPPAGSDEPIEVTVQGPSEGERRRRSAESVQVIDTENIKREAADLGEALSRTEGVSVRRSGGLGSRARFSLAGLTDEQIRFFVDGVPLELAGYGPELANVPVNLVQRVEIYQGIVPIRFGSDALGGAVQLVTDQMVRGTGVAASYELGSFDTHRFTVSGRHLHEPSGLFLRANAFVDSTQNDYPITAKVGDAFGRPQPRRVYRFHDAYGAMGASIEAGVVDKPWARRLLLRAFVNGSDKELQSNPSMTVPYGDATSGENSLGATLRYDQLFSGGFSVDAVAGYVSRRTRLDDLGTCFYNWLGSCAAQTRPQPGELFSRPVEQRVDQYTGFARLTFGWTPTAEHTLRLSLAPTAVGRTGEDLRTRALGQVDPLSADRNLISLVSGLEYTLGALDDRLENIAFLKDYLQLADAQRLMPDESFFPIGRNMHGLGVGDGVRLRLLRELTAKASYEYAIRLPRPDEIFGDGVLIADNLDLNPERSHNVNLELALDAPDTRAGALRASVVGFGRLADQLIILVGRESYFTYQNVFSARSLGATGSAGWTSPGQYLSLDGNVTWQDLRNTSREGIFGGFTGKRIPNRPYLQANGTARLQASGLMNARDELSLTWHVRYVHTFSRAWEGVGLENPDLQIPSQLLQSLALSYVTRAWNWTMGWTVDVQNLTDTPAYDFFGVQRPGRSIFAKLTVEH